The Thermodesulfobacteriota bacterium genomic sequence TAATGGTACGGATTAACTGTAGGAGCGGCTTCCAGCCGCGAGTATAAACGCAAGTCATCCATAATCTGAGTAGCACACCAGCCCCTGCCCTGAGTTCTGAGCCGCGTCGAAGAATCGAAGAGTTGCTGGTGTGACTTTGGAAAAGATTCGGACCATATCTTATCTAACGGCTGTATTTCTTGACCGCTCGATCGATCGCGGGCCCCGCTTTAACGAGATCCTTTGGTACCATGACCGGATGAATCTCAATGCTCGCGTTGAACGCGAGGAACCACGGTTCCGCAATCGCAGGGATTTGGGAAGCGTCCTTCATCTCGAGGAAAATGAACCCCGTCCGCTGTCCGTTG encodes the following:
- a CDS encoding DUF3303 family protein, producing NGQRTGFIFLEMKDASQIPAIAEPWFLAFNASIEIHPVMVPKDLVKAGPAIDRAVKKYSR